ATCCCTAAACCACCCGTCAAAGCACGACACAGTTCTAACGACAACAGACTACTGAAAGTATTTTGATAGGTCCAACCATTTTCTAAATATAATAAACTCAACGGAATCACTTCACTTAAACAAACAAAAAATAATACATTCGTCATCGGTCCTAAAATATTTTGACCAACATTCCGGCTAACGTTGTAGAGTGTTTTAGTGTTCGCTTTGGGTTGCTGTGCTAGAACTTCCGTGATAGTAGACACAATTGTCACCGCAATATCAGTGGTAGCACCTAGCGTTCCAATTAATAATGAACTGTAATAAATCGAACGGTAAGGACGCGTGACAATGCCAATATCTTCATACCGTAAGCCCGCATGATGTGTGACCTTTAATACCCATAGCGCGATACCCCAAGCAAAAAATGTCCCTCCGATTGTACTCAAAATAATCGCTAAGCGTTGTCGGTGATTCTGACTTAAAAATGCCGTTGTTAATCCCACTGAAATCAAACTATATAACATCATCGCTCCAACTAACGAAAAATTGCCGACTTGTGTATAACCTTTAGCAATCAACAAGAAGACCAACGTATTTAAAGTAATAATCGCCATATTTTTGCCAAACTGACGACTTGAAAATAAATATAGCACGCATAAAAAAGCGCTCAACAGCCGAAAGACTTGTTGGTCACGTTTGACCTGACTGACTTGATGCAGTTGTTTATCTAAAAATACCGTATCCCCAACATGCAACTTTACACTGTCGGCTTCTGAGTAGTAATAACGATGTGCGATCGTCAATGCTTGCTGCGATTGGTTCAGTAAGTGCCCCTCTAACTGTTGGTTAAACTCTGTATCCGTCATTTTTTCTTCTTTGATAGTTGTAATTTTAAAGACAGGTTCTTGATACCACTTCGCATTGTGACCGAAAAAATAATCACCTGATATGATTAGTATCCCTAATATTAATAACCCGATTAACTTCTGACGAGACATACGCTCACCTCCTAATGATTGTTTGATTATACTATATTTTTTACATCAGGCAGATTGTTTTATACAAAAATGCGCCCAACTTTTTTAAGTTGAACGCATTTCATTGGCTAGTCTGGGGCACTGCCGTAATCTTTTATAATTTTTTAATCATCTTCATCGCTTGCTCAATTTTTTCAGCTTGTTCGGTTGGGTCTTCAAGCGGGTTTTCAAAACAATCTTTCATGTTTTCAGCAACCATAATGCCCATGACACTTTCAATACTTGAACGAACCGCTGATAATTGGATCATAATGTCGTAACATTCTTTGCCGTCTTCCATCATCTTTTGAATCCCACGCATTTGACCTTCCGCACGCTTCATTCGATTCATGATTTTTTCATCGCACTTCATGGCTGACCTTCTTTCTTATTTTCTTAGATTAATTCTTCCGGACGAACAACTGAGTAAAGGAAAAACGCGCCGTCTAAGTTGGTGGCTTTGAAACCATGTTGTTTCAACAAACGTTCAGCCAAATAGCTACGTTGACCGCTTGCACAGCTAACTAGGTACGCCTTATTCGGGTCTAATTCGTCTAAACGCTCACGTAATTGGTTCAATGGAATATTGAGACTATCAGGGAATTGACCACGGCTTAACTCGCCTTCATTTCTTACATCTAATAATACCATACCTGCAGCAATTTTTTCAGGAACTTCATGCCACTGAATCATTTCAGTTAACCCTTCCATCACATTCAACGCCACATAACCCAGCATATTAACAGGATCCTTAGCTACACCAAATGGCGGTGCGTAAGTTAACTCTAATTCTGGTAAATCTTCTACAGTTAAACCGGCTTTAATCGCTGTTGCTAACACGTCAATCCGTTTGTCAACGCCTTTAGTACCTACCCCTTGTGCTCCGTAAAGTTCACCTGTTTCTGGATTGAAAATCAGTTTTAAAGTCACAGCGGTGGCACCTGGATAATAACCCGCATGATCATTGCCACGCGTGTGAACCACTTTATATGGCTTGCCACTCAATTTGACTTGGCGTTCGGTTAAACCAGTTGAAGCGGCGCTAATATTAAAGACACGCACAATAGCGGTGCCAATGCTTCCTTTATTTTGACGCGCTTTGCCAGCTAAAACATCGGCTACCTGACGGCCTTGACGATTTGCAGGTGACGCTAGTGAAATTAAGGCCTCTTCACCAGTAATTTGATTTTTGACGATAATCGCATCACCAACGGCATAAATATTCTCGTCACTTGTCTGATACTGGTCATTGACTAAAATACCGTCGCGCATCCCTAAGGCTAAACCAGCCTTTTTAGCAATATCCGTCGCTGGTTTAACCCCAACTGACATAATAATCATATCAGTCGCAAGCTCTGTTCCATCTTCTAAGCGAACAGCTTTTCCTTCGTTTAAAATTTCAACGACTGACGTATTCACGCGAACATCCACGCCTTGTTTTACGAGTTCTTGCGAAACGTAAGCTGCCATTTCTTCATCTAGAGGTGGCAAGACATGAGGCGCTTTCTCGACTAGAGTTACCTCTAAACCTTTTAGTTTTAAGTTTTCGACCATCTCTAGGCCAATAAAACCAGCCCCGACAACCACTGCTTTTTGTGGTTGATGTTGCGTGATATAGGCCATCATCTCATCTAAATTCTCAACATTTCTTAATGTGAAGACGTTTTGAGCAACTTCATAACCAATAACAGGCGGC
This is a stretch of genomic DNA from Vagococcus zengguangii. It encodes these proteins:
- a CDS encoding YibE/F family protein: MSRQKLIGLLILGILIISGDYFFGHNAKWYQEPVFKITTIKEEKMTDTEFNQQLEGHLLNQSQQALTIAHRYYYSEADSVKLHVGDTVFLDKQLHQVSQVKRDQQVFRLLSAFLCVLYLFSSRQFGKNMAIITLNTLVFLLIAKGYTQVGNFSLVGAMMLYSLISVGLTTAFLSQNHRQRLAIILSTIGGTFFAWGIALWVLKVTHHAGLRYEDIGIVTRPYRSIYYSSLLIGTLGATTDIAVTIVSTITEVLAQQPKANTKTLYNVSRNVGQNILGPMTNVLFFVCLSEVIPLSLLYLENGWTYQNTFSSLLSLELCRALTGGLGIALTIPLSVLVGSRLLRGDNS
- a CDS encoding metal-sensitive transcriptional regulator; translated protein: MKCDEKIMNRMKRAEGQMRGIQKMMEDGKECYDIMIQLSAVRSSIESVMGIMVAENMKDCFENPLEDPTEQAEKIEQAMKMIKKL
- a CDS encoding FAD-dependent oxidoreductase, with product MKVIIVGGVAGGMSAATRLRRLDETAEIIVLDKGDYVSFANCGLPYYVSGEISERSELLLNTPEGLKARFNLDVRVNNEVVAIDRQAKTVTIKTPTGEYQESYDKLLLSPGASPVVPPVIGYEVAQNVFTLRNVENLDEMMAYITQHQPQKAVVVGAGFIGLEMVENLKLKGLEVTLVEKAPHVLPPLDEEMAAYVSQELVKQGVDVRVNTSVVEILNEGKAVRLEDGTELATDMIIMSVGVKPATDIAKKAGLALGMRDGILVNDQYQTSDENIYAVGDAIIVKNQITGEEALISLASPANRQGRQVADVLAGKARQNKGSIGTAIVRVFNISAASTGLTERQVKLSGKPYKVVHTRGNDHAGYYPGATAVTLKLIFNPETGELYGAQGVGTKGVDKRIDVLATAIKAGLTVEDLPELELTYAPPFGVAKDPVNMLGYVALNVMEGLTEMIQWHEVPEKIAAGMVLLDVRNEGELSRGQFPDSLNIPLNQLRERLDELDPNKAYLVSCASGQRSYLAERLLKQHGFKATNLDGAFFLYSVVRPEELI